Proteins encoded by one window of Clostridium cagae:
- a CDS encoding HipA family kinase, whose protein sequence is MEESNIRNFINSSSLGVYTKYIKIVEGQKYLVKSGRGDGKSKSSILEPITECICYELANLMGINCAEYTLEEVDDELVSISKWFYDESKEKFYSANKLMRILGITRDDLYNKLISNIKNVEIDLNNMIVYDYIVNNTDRHLKNFGFLVNGDNVKFAPIYDNGLALGSHLDDEEIENEELEDLILDSDYAKCFETSNRKQLDLVKNHTLNLDIDYERVIIKYEHYLSEKRVEFILELLKHRIEEAKRCLFQNQN, encoded by the coding sequence ATGGAAGAGAGCAATATAAGAAATTTTATAAATAGTTCTTCTCTTGGGGTATATACAAAATATATAAAGATTGTAGAAGGGCAGAAATATTTAGTTAAGTCAGGTAGAGGTGATGGAAAAAGCAAATCTTCTATATTAGAACCTATAACTGAATGTATATGCTATGAGTTAGCTAATTTAATGGGAATTAATTGTGCTGAGTATACGTTAGAAGAAGTTGATGATGAATTAGTATCAATCTCAAAATGGTTTTATGATGAGTCTAAAGAAAAATTTTATAGTGCCAATAAATTAATGAGAATATTAGGAATAACAAGAGATGATCTATATAATAAACTTATAAGTAATATTAAAAATGTAGAAATAGATTTAAATAATATGATTGTATATGATTATATAGTAAATAATACGGATAGACATTTGAAAAATTTTGGATTTTTAGTTAATGGGGATAATGTAAAATTTGCTCCAATTTATGATAATGGTTTAGCATTAGGATCACATTTAGATGATGAAGAAATAGAAAATGAGGAGCTTGAAGATTTGATATTGGATTCTGACTATGCAAAATGTTTTGAGACAAGTAATAGAAAACAATTAGACTTGGTCAAAAATCATACGTTAAATTTAGATATTGATTATGAGAGAGTAATAATAAAATATGAACATTATCTTAGTGAAAAAAGAGTTGAATTTATATTAGAATTACTTAAACATAGAATTGAGGAGGCAAAGAGATGCTTATTCCAAAATCAAAATTAG
- the dndC gene encoding DNA phosphorothioation system sulfurtransferase DndC, which translates to MNTELQQKIYNIIDEMKMVYKNDNRPWVIGYSGGKDSTAVVQLVFNMLQSLPVEERHKDIYVVSSDTLIENPIVLGYLKHNSVLINEGAKKANIPLYTYMVHPDYNNTYWTNIIGKGLPTPTSIRFRWCTERLKIKPSNKFIEEKVKESGEVVVVLGVRKSESIARGIRIRNREIEGYLLTPHVTLENTYVYNPIVELTVDDVWGLLLSDNGSTPWGTSNNDLFTLYTGGEGGECPFTTTSDKDTPSCGNSRFGCWICTVVNKDKSLNGFIKSGETWLQPLLDFREWIISIRNRHEYRMQYRRDGNHYYKKLYLDKLPLLNDYIINSDYIFANQDGEGYIDFKNCQSEIDAGNTFISTDKDKVYLELLPLLSVTNSNDIKLDKSKIQKDDKGDFVNVLGYGPFNFEGRQLILKKLLEVQKHINEEFEIELITKEELEIIDSIWDEEEDLTRRALVDLYYEVMDERLPWDTYKKPMFDEATRSEIENLCTTHNLDKDLINKLLIETNKYKHFTNKTVLDKSINKILNQRHLHKSIIEEIENDN; encoded by the coding sequence ATGAATACTGAATTACAACAGAAAATATACAATATAATTGATGAAATGAAAATGGTATATAAAAATGACAATAGACCATGGGTTATAGGTTATAGTGGAGGTAAAGATAGTACCGCTGTAGTTCAATTAGTTTTTAATATGCTTCAAAGTCTACCAGTTGAAGAAAGACATAAAGACATTTACGTAGTTTCTTCTGATACACTAATTGAAAATCCTATTGTTTTAGGATACTTAAAGCATAACTCTGTATTAATTAATGAAGGTGCAAAAAAAGCTAATATACCATTATATACTTATATGGTTCATCCAGATTACAATAATACTTATTGGACTAATATAATTGGTAAAGGCCTTCCTACCCCTACTTCTATAAGATTTAGATGGTGTACTGAACGTTTAAAGATTAAACCATCTAATAAATTTATTGAAGAAAAAGTTAAAGAAAGTGGAGAAGTTGTTGTTGTTTTAGGTGTTAGAAAATCTGAAAGTATAGCAAGAGGTATAAGAATTAGAAATAGAGAAATCGAAGGCTATCTTTTAACTCCTCATGTAACTTTAGAAAACACTTACGTTTATAATCCTATTGTAGAATTAACCGTAGATGATGTTTGGGGTCTACTTCTATCAGATAATGGTTCTACACCTTGGGGCACTAGCAATAATGATCTATTTACATTATATACAGGTGGTGAAGGTGGTGAATGTCCTTTTACTACTACAAGCGACAAAGATACTCCATCATGTGGTAATTCAAGATTTGGTTGTTGGATTTGTACTGTTGTAAATAAAGATAAATCATTAAATGGATTTATTAAAAGTGGGGAAACTTGGCTTCAACCATTACTTGACTTTAGAGAATGGATTATAAGTATTCGTAATAGACACGAGTATAGAATGCAGTATAGACGAGACGGAAATCACTATTACAAAAAATTATATTTAGATAAATTACCTTTATTAAATGATTATATTATTAATTCTGATTATATTTTTGCTAATCAAGATGGTGAAGGCTATATTGATTTTAAAAATTGTCAATCAGAAATAGATGCAGGTAATACTTTTATTTCTACAGACAAAGATAAAGTTTATTTAGAACTACTTCCTCTTTTAAGTGTTACAAATTCAAATGACATAAAATTAGATAAATCAAAAATACAGAAAGACGATAAAGGTGACTTTGTAAATGTGCTTGGATATGGACCTTTTAATTTTGAAGGTAGACAATTAATATTAAAAAAATTGTTAGAAGTACAAAAACACATTAATGAAGAATTCGAAATTGAACTTATTACTAAAGAAGAACTTGAAATTATTGATAGCATATGGGATGAAGAAGAAGATTTAACTAGAAGAGCTCTAGTTGATTTATATTATGAGGTTATGGACGAAAGACTGCCTTGGGATACTTATAAGAAACCTATGTTTGATGAAGCTACAAGAAGTGAAATAGAAAATTTATGCACTACTCATAACCTAGATAAAGATTTAATTAATAAACTTTTAATTGAAACCAATAAATATAAGCATTTTACAAATAAAACTGTTTTAGATAAATCAATTAATAAAATTCTTAATCAAAGACACTTACACAAATCAATTATTGAGGAGATAGAAAATGATAATTAA
- the dndB gene encoding DNA sulfur modification protein DndB → MKNNFFYTFPAIKGKQATRDFFIIMCPLKILSKLFIFNDDDLPPEHRAQRILNKARIPEMASYIVNNPKDYVFSSLTASIDGDFEFSPIDKAFDEKIGTLKVAMDSRLLINDGQHRRAAIEEALKADTEIGDETVSVVLFIDEGLKRSQQIFADLNKHAVNVSKSIGILYDSRDPIAMITRSLLEKNDYLKHYTDKENPSLSKFSPKLFTLSSINETNKKLLNKLNTNDPKIISFVNEFWDVLCENMKEWQFVFNKDTNPTLFRKDYISSNGVVLEALGLVGNYLYKNNSYDWKKILSYIKNIDWHRTNLDDWQNRVIGPTGRIVKSATYVRLTNNLIKVKLNIPLSKDEQKLENDCKRKVN, encoded by the coding sequence ATGAAAAATAATTTTTTTTATACCTTTCCTGCAATCAAAGGAAAACAAGCAACAAGGGACTTTTTTATTATAATGTGTCCCCTAAAAATATTATCAAAATTATTTATATTCAATGATGATGATTTACCACCTGAACATCGTGCACAAAGAATTTTAAATAAGGCACGTATTCCAGAAATGGCATCATATATTGTTAATAATCCAAAGGATTATGTGTTTTCATCATTAACAGCATCTATAGATGGTGATTTTGAATTTTCACCCATTGATAAAGCATTTGATGAAAAAATAGGTACTCTTAAGGTAGCTATGGATAGTAGACTTCTTATAAATGACGGTCAACACAGAAGGGCTGCCATTGAAGAAGCATTAAAAGCTGATACTGAAATCGGCGATGAAACAGTATCGGTTGTTTTATTTATAGATGAAGGTTTAAAACGTAGTCAACAAATATTTGCTGATTTAAATAAGCATGCTGTTAATGTATCAAAATCTATTGGAATTTTATATGATTCTCGTGATCCAATTGCAATGATTACAAGATCACTACTTGAGAAGAATGATTATTTAAAACATTATACAGATAAAGAGAATCCTTCTTTATCAAAATTTTCACCTAAGTTATTTACTTTAAGTAGTATAAATGAAACTAATAAAAAGTTATTAAATAAATTAAACACTAATGATCCAAAAATAATTTCTTTTGTAAATGAATTTTGGGATGTTTTATGTGAAAATATGAAGGAATGGCAATTTGTATTTAACAAAGATACAAATCCTACTTTATTTAGAAAAGACTATATAAGTTCAAATGGTGTTGTTCTTGAAGCTCTTGGTCTAGTTGGTAATTACCTATATAAAAATAACTCTTATGATTGGAAAAAAATTCTTTCATATATTAAAAATATAGATTGGCATAGAACTAATCTAGATGATTGGCAAAATAGAGTAATTGGTCCAACAGGTAGAATTGTTAAAAGTGCTACTTATGTAAGACTTACTAATAACTTAATAAAAGTTAAATTAAATATTCCTTTATCAAAAGATGAGCAAAAATTAGAAAATGACTGTAAAAGGAAGGTTAACTAA
- a CDS encoding zeta toxin family protein, translated as MLTYTIFAGVNGAGKTSIYKSIYYDINKDEKRINTDEMVAIIGSWQDNNLQIKCAREAVKLIKYYIENGISFNQETTLSGKSIIKNIKKAKLSGFYINMNYIGVETPEIAKERVSIRVSQGGHGIPNETIEKRYYESLENLEDVFNICNEINIYDNTQKFKRIAVINDGIIKWKRDVVPHWSKSILK; from the coding sequence ATGTTAACTTATACTATATTTGCAGGTGTTAATGGAGCTGGAAAGACATCAATATATAAATCTATATATTACGATATAAATAAAGATGAAAAACGAATAAATACTGATGAAATGGTAGCTATAATTGGTTCTTGGCAAGATAATAATTTACAAATTAAATGTGCAAGAGAAGCAGTGAAACTTATAAAATATTATATTGAGAATGGTATATCATTTAACCAAGAAACTACTTTATCAGGAAAGAGTATTATTAAAAATATAAAAAAAGCAAAACTAAGTGGATTTTATATTAATATGAATTACATTGGAGTAGAAACTCCAGAAATAGCAAAAGAAAGAGTATCTATTAGAGTATCACAGGGTGGACATGGAATACCTAATGAGACAATAGAAAAAAGATATTATGAATCTCTAGAAAATTTAGAAGATGTATTTAATATTTGTAATGAGATAAATATTTATGATAACACCCAAAAGTTTAAAAGAATAGCCGTTATAAATGATGGAATAATAAAATGGAAAAGAGATGTAGTTCCTCATTGGAGTAAGAGTATTTTAAAATAA
- the dndD gene encoding DNA sulfur modification protein DndD, producing MIINSITLKNFRSYEDKTTFSFTPNGNKNIVLVGGENGAGKSTLFEAIKLCIYGPITYGYLGLNHNYLTKIKNNINDNAFKNEDIECYVGLSISFKEGTQIKDYYLKRSWHYINQKIHEDFKVSLNDTELNDEDKLYFDKYLKSVIPPSLFDFFFFDGEELSEFFTGKSASSNLKESILELFNYDTFEVLKKQLLAHQRAKSKSNIKLEDAQNNFDLLSSKVKYLKLEIENLEKTLLLDEELLDTLLVKRNGIEDDFKSSGGLLEGEKAVLNSEIAKIENDRTNINVEIKDFCNDTLPFLLVTDLLEETKIQIEKEDSLTSYNSISKKLSGDIVKGALVKHIPPKVKNINFNEIAVDLLNNMFNTVELNNVANILELSTEQRNTITHTIDNILNKRNTLTKSIFSKFDSISQIANKLKKLRSKLNSSISDDILNSYLENLHSINEEINVIQKNLAVKKTTIESKYDELKNKEYHLTRARNEYTTLLQNSNVLDMSTQLIEYLSELLTNLTKDKITLIENEFIKIFSKIIRKNNYVNSIVIDDNFNTTLYINKDYNSTEILNVINNLGFDGLIKKYGDKFLEDLLNHYKVNSHKELKSLISSDISFNYICLSTKININDFSNGEKQIYILCLIWAIIKSSGVEIPFIIDTPYARIDETHRNSLTTAYLPNISKQVIILSTNKEIDNELYKVVKPYVCDEYLLLYNTKLRKTEVKNGYFEV from the coding sequence ATGATAATTAACAGCATAACCTTAAAAAACTTTAGATCATACGAAGATAAAACTACCTTCTCCTTTACTCCCAATGGGAATAAAAATATTGTTTTAGTAGGTGGAGAAAATGGAGCTGGTAAATCAACTTTATTTGAAGCTATAAAATTATGTATTTATGGTCCAATTACTTATGGCTATCTTGGATTAAATCATAATTACTTAACTAAAATTAAAAATAACATAAATGACAATGCATTTAAGAATGAAGATATTGAATGTTATGTAGGTTTAAGTATTTCTTTTAAAGAAGGCACACAAATTAAAGACTACTATTTAAAGCGTTCTTGGCATTATATAAATCAAAAAATACATGAAGATTTTAAAGTTTCTCTAAATGATACAGAATTAAATGATGAAGATAAATTATACTTTGATAAATATTTAAAATCTGTAATTCCACCATCATTATTTGATTTCTTCTTTTTTGATGGTGAAGAGTTAAGTGAATTCTTTACAGGTAAAAGTGCAAGTTCTAATTTAAAAGAATCAATACTTGAGTTATTCAATTATGATACATTCGAAGTACTAAAGAAACAATTATTAGCTCATCAAAGAGCAAAATCAAAATCAAATATTAAATTAGAGGATGCACAAAATAATTTTGATTTACTTAGCTCTAAGGTTAAATATTTAAAATTAGAAATTGAGAATTTAGAAAAAACATTGCTTTTAGATGAAGAACTTCTTGATACTTTGCTAGTTAAAAGAAACGGAATTGAGGATGATTTTAAAAGTAGTGGTGGACTTTTAGAAGGTGAGAAAGCTGTTTTAAATTCTGAAATTGCTAAAATTGAAAATGATCGTACTAATATTAATGTAGAAATTAAGGATTTTTGTAACGACACACTACCTTTTTTATTAGTTACTGATCTTTTAGAAGAAACTAAAATTCAGATAGAGAAAGAAGATTCCTTAACTTCATATAATTCGATAAGTAAAAAGTTATCTGGAGATATTGTAAAAGGAGCTTTAGTTAAACATATTCCTCCAAAAGTAAAAAATATTAATTTTAATGAAATTGCTGTAGATCTCCTTAACAATATGTTTAACACTGTTGAATTAAATAATGTAGCTAACATTTTAGAATTATCTACTGAACAAAGAAACACTATTACTCATACTATTGATAACATTTTAAATAAAAGAAACACTTTAACTAAATCTATCTTTTCTAAATTTGATAGTATTTCACAAATTGCCAATAAACTAAAGAAATTAAGAAGTAAATTAAACTCATCTATTTCAGATGATATTTTAAATAGTTATTTAGAAAATCTACATTCTATTAATGAAGAAATTAATGTCATTCAAAAAAATCTTGCTGTAAAAAAAACAACAATTGAATCAAAATATGATGAACTTAAAAATAAAGAATATCATCTTACTAGAGCAAGAAATGAATATACTACATTACTTCAAAATAGTAATGTCTTAGATATGTCTACACAACTTATTGAATATTTAAGCGAACTTCTTACTAATTTAACTAAAGATAAAATTACATTAATAGAAAATGAATTTATAAAAATCTTTAGTAAAATAATTAGAAAAAATAATTATGTAAATAGTATTGTGATTGATGATAATTTTAATACCACTCTTTATATAAATAAAGATTACAATAGTACAGAGATATTAAATGTAATAAATAATCTTGGATTTGATGGTTTAATTAAAAAGTATGGAGATAAATTCTTAGAAGATTTATTAAATCATTATAAAGTAAATAGCCATAAAGAGCTTAAATCTCTAATATCAAGTGATATTTCATTTAATTATATTTGCTTAAGTACTAAAATTAATATAAATGATTTTTCAAATGGTGAAAAACAAATCTATATACTTTGCTTAATTTGGGCTATTATTAAAAGTTCCGGTGTTGAAATACCATTTATAATTGATACGCCTTATGCTCGTATAGATGAAACACATAGAAATTCATTGACTACTGCTTACTTACCAAACATAAGTAAGCAAGTAATAATTCTTTCGACTAATAAAGAAATAGATAATGAACTATATAAAGTCGTAAAACCTTATGTATGTGATGAATACTTACTTCTATATAATACAAAATTACGTAAAACTGAAGTTAAAAATGGATATTTTGAGGTGTAA
- a CDS encoding DndE family protein, with protein MGFRLKTSKKTKEIFEEVGKSANLKPFALSKIAVSLSLKDKTSILEYKNNNTNGLELQRATVTGEFDAIFKALIEVNLGRNINDDEYYPHFIKLHIDRGAELLLSQYKYSGGNLEKFLKNALKKGDANL; from the coding sequence ATGGGATTTAGATTAAAAACATCAAAGAAAACAAAAGAGATATTTGAAGAGGTAGGAAAAAGTGCAAATCTTAAACCATTTGCTTTAAGTAAAATAGCAGTTTCACTATCATTAAAAGATAAAACTTCTATATTAGAATATAAAAATAACAATACAAATGGCCTTGAGCTACAGAGAGCTACAGTTACTGGTGAATTTGATGCTATATTTAAAGCTCTTATTGAAGTAAATCTTGGTCGTAATATAAATGATGATGAGTACTATCCACACTTTATTAAACTTCATATAGATAGGGGTGCTGAACTTCTTTTAAGTCAATATAAATATAGCGGTGGAAATTTAGAAAAATTCTTAAAAAATGCATTAAAAAAGGGAGATGCTAACTTATGA
- a CDS encoding restriction endonuclease — translation MLSLFFYNTFIIYQAKRYNNVVSTSVVRDLYGTMMAEGANKGILVTTSYFGKDSMEFAKEKPITLIDGARLLYMFKDHGYNLKIKLKSKRKR, via the coding sequence GTGTTATCACTGTTTTTTTATAATACATTTATTATTTATCAAGCAAAAAGATATAACAATGTAGTTTCTACATCAGTTGTTAGAGATTTATATGGAACTATGATGGCAGAGGGTGCAAATAAAGGTATATTAGTAACTACAAGTTATTTTGGAAAAGATTCAATGGAATTTGCAAAAGAGAAGCCAATTACATTAATAGATGGAGCAAGACTATTATATATGTTTAAAGATCATGGATATAATCTAAAGATTAAACTAAAAAGTAAAAGAAAAAGATAA
- a CDS encoding RNA-dependent RNA polymerase: MNNNKKIYSYIENKMIDPNDKSIKFNPKKHSSFTVGDLLKRIVAILCMIFVVYNIFAYKNKHTPINVTKDFINDTSNLISTSNTILNKIVNEYNNNNFSNSYKQELNNSLSDLDKFSIDTYSDSKFNLLKSNISNISNETKDCIHLILNSNCADTYTSNCINSNLSSIRNNINLNRELLTKFFDENNIIYTIDENNQIHYQLPNKYLTLSNNMIKMLIKLNQVLLAFFLIY, translated from the coding sequence ATGAATAATAACAAAAAAATTTACAGCTATATTGAAAATAAAATGATTGATCCTAATGATAAATCTATAAAGTTTAATCCTAAAAAGCATTCATCATTTACTGTTGGAGATTTACTTAAAAGAATTGTTGCTATTTTATGTATGATATTTGTTGTATATAATATTTTTGCTTATAAAAATAAACATACTCCTATTAATGTAACAAAAGACTTTATTAATGATACTTCAAATCTAATATCTACTTCAAATACTATTCTTAATAAAATAGTAAATGAATACAATAATAATAATTTTTCAAATTCATATAAACAAGAATTAAATAACTCTCTATCTGATTTAGACAAGTTTAGTATAGACACCTACTCTGATTCTAAGTTTAATTTACTAAAATCAAACATATCTAATATTTCAAATGAAACTAAAGACTGTATACATTTAATCTTGAATTCAAATTGTGCAGATACTTACACTTCTAATTGTATAAACTCAAATTTAAGCTCTATAAGAAATAATATAAATTTAAATAGAGAACTATTAACTAAGTTTTTTGATGAAAATAACATCATTTATACTATTGATGAAAATAACCAAATACATTATCAATTACCTAATAAATATTTAACTTTAAGTAATAATATGATAAAAATGCTAATAAAACTCAATCAAGTTCTATTAGCATTTTTCTTAATTTATTAG
- a CDS encoding AAA family ATPase, giving the protein MKLKALPIGVDNFEMLITRGYYYIDKTLLIKDLLDNKASVNLFTRPRRFGKTLNMSMLQYYFEKREENNSHLFENLNIMEAGEEYVSHMGQYPVINLSLKSAKQPNFELAFKCMKEEITNEFRRHEYILKSDKLNNEKEQYLRIVKGDDEDGLYITSLRFLSQCLEKYHNKKVIILIDEYDVPLENAFFEGFYDKMIAFLRSLFESALKTNSSLEFSVITGCLRISRESIFTGLNNLNIVSILNDRYAEHFGFTDDEVKKILKDYKVEEKYGVIKEWYNGYIFGSTNVYNPWSVVKYVYDLLPNINAFPTSYWANTSSNSIVRSLIERADSVTKREIESLIEGKTIEKKVHEDITYNEMYDSMDNLWNFMFFTGYFKKVSERMDEEDNHYITLKIPNKEVKYIFKNKILKWFHDKVKVKDLSKMYSAIFSKDVETFQKELNAMLRQTISFNDAYENFYHGFTLGVLANMHDFLVKSNREAGDGRSDIFIKSLSIFEPCVILELKVCDKPKDIFKKCDEALAQIDAKNYEEELKEEGYENIIKYGISFYRKDCVIKVKE; this is encoded by the coding sequence ATGAAGTTAAAGGCACTACCAATAGGAGTAGATAATTTTGAAATGTTAATAACTAGAGGTTATTACTATATAGATAAAACATTATTAATAAAGGATTTATTAGATAATAAGGCATCAGTAAATTTATTTACAAGACCAAGAAGATTCGGAAAAACTTTAAATATGAGTATGCTTCAATATTATTTTGAAAAGAGAGAAGAAAATAATTCTCATCTTTTTGAAAATCTAAATATAATGGAGGCAGGAGAAGAGTATGTTTCTCATATGGGGCAGTATCCTGTAATTAATCTGTCTTTAAAATCCGCAAAACAACCTAATTTTGAACTTGCATTTAAATGCATGAAAGAAGAAATAACTAATGAATTTAGAAGACATGAATATATTTTAAAAAGTGATAAATTAAATAATGAAAAGGAACAATATTTGAGAATTGTAAAAGGTGATGATGAAGACGGACTCTATATAACTTCATTGAGGTTTTTATCTCAATGCTTAGAAAAGTATCATAACAAAAAAGTAATAATACTTATTGACGAATATGATGTACCTCTTGAAAATGCGTTCTTTGAGGGCTTTTATGATAAAATGATAGCATTTTTAAGATCTCTTTTTGAATCAGCTTTAAAAACAAATTCTTCTTTAGAGTTTTCAGTAATAACAGGTTGTTTAAGAATTAGTAGAGAAAGTATATTTACAGGACTTAATAACTTAAATATTGTTTCAATATTAAATGATAGATATGCAGAACATTTTGGATTTACAGATGATGAGGTAAAAAAAATACTTAAAGATTATAAAGTAGAAGAAAAATATGGTGTTATAAAAGAGTGGTACAATGGTTATATTTTTGGGTCAACTAATGTTTATAATCCATGGAGTGTAGTAAAATATGTTTATGATTTGCTGCCAAATATAAATGCATTTCCTACATCGTATTGGGCAAATACAAGTTCAAACAGCATTGTTAGAAGTTTAATTGAAAGAGCTGATAGTGTAACAAAACGTGAAATAGAGTCATTAATTGAGGGAAAAACTATAGAAAAAAAGGTTCATGAAGATATAACTTATAATGAAATGTATGATAGTATGGATAATTTATGGAATTTTATGTTCTTTACGGGTTACTTCAAAAAAGTAAGTGAAAGAATGGATGAAGAAGATAATCACTATATAACTCTTAAAATACCTAATAAAGAAGTTAAATATATTTTTAAAAACAAAATATTAAAGTGGTTTCATGATAAGGTTAAAGTAAAAGATTTATCTAAAATGTATAGTGCTATATTTAGTAAAGATGTTGAAACATTTCAAAAAGAATTAAATGCAATGCTTAGACAAACTATAAGTTTTAATGATGCTTATGAAAATTTCTATCATGGATTTACTCTTGGGGTATTGGCTAATATGCATGACTTTTTAGTGAAGTCTAACAGAGAAGCCGGAGATGGCAGAAGTGATATATTCATAAAATCACTTTCAATATTTGAGCCATGTGTAATTTTAGAACTCAAAGTATGTGATAAACCTAAAGATATTTTTAAAAAGTGTGATGAAGCATTAGCACAAATTGATGCAAAAAATTACGAAGAAGAACTTAAAGAAGAAGGATATGAAAATATAATTAAGTATGGTATTTCATTTTATAGAAAAGATTGTGTAATAAAAGTTAAAGAATAG
- a CDS encoding cysteine desulfurase family protein, which translates to MIYLDNSATTPVDPEVLDAMLPYLKEEYGNPSSRYYTLAVNAYNAVETAREQVASLINAEPKEIVFTGGASESNNFIIKGVADYKKYYEESGNHIITSSVEHKSVLQACKFLNGEVFWNKSEKSVASKFLKKKAETKKIDRGYEVSFLPVNNYAQVEENSFRNSIKDNTILASFIWGNNEISSLNDIENLCAIAKENNILFHSDATQVLGKIDIDVKKLPVDFLSMSAHKLYGPKGAGAAFIRQTELSDYKMTSLIHGGLQENGYRAGTSAVHNIVGFGKACEIAKRDMNEYIKNISELEIETKKMLSEKYPGVEFLGDPDNHIPGVIGMLIPGIVNDMFIKNMADNNVCAISSGSACGIGEPSYVISEVGVGDKSSQFIRITLNKNNNLINLKKVRI; encoded by the coding sequence ATGATTTATTTAGATAATAGTGCTACTACTCCTGTTGATCCTGAAGTATTAGATGCAATGTTGCCATATTTAAAAGAGGAATATGGTAACCCCTCTAGCAGATATTATACTTTAGCCGTAAATGCTTATAATGCAGTTGAGACAGCTAGAGAACAAGTAGCGAGTTTAATAAATGCAGAACCTAAAGAAATAGTATTTACTGGTGGTGCATCTGAAAGTAATAACTTTATAATAAAAGGTGTAGCTGATTATAAGAAATATTACGAAGAAAGTGGAAATCATATTATAACTTCTAGCGTTGAACATAAATCTGTACTTCAAGCATGTAAATTTTTAAATGGTGAAGTATTTTGGAATAAATCTGAAAAATCAGTAGCAAGTAAATTTTTAAAGAAAAAAGCAGAAACAAAGAAAATTGATCGTGGATACGAAGTTTCTTTTCTTCCTGTAAATAACTATGCACAAGTTGAAGAAAATTCTTTTAGAAATTCAATTAAAGATAATACGATTCTTGCTTCATTTATATGGGGTAATAATGAAATTAGCTCTTTAAATGATATTGAAAATTTATGTGCTATTGCAAAAGAAAACAACATACTATTCCACTCTGATGCTACACAAGTATTAGGTAAAATAGATATAGATGTTAAAAAACTTCCTGTAGATTTTCTTTCAATGTCAGCACATAAGCTTTATGGACCTAAAGGTGCTGGGGCTGCTTTTATAAGACAAACTGAATTATCGGATTATAAAATGACTTCATTAATACATGGTGGCTTACAAGAAAATGGCTATAGAGCTGGAACCTCTGCTGTTCATAACATTGTAGGCTTTGGTAAAGCTTGTGAAATTGCTAAAAGAGATATGAATGAATATATTAAGAATATTTCAGAATTAGAAATTGAAACTAAAAAAATGCTTAGTGAAAAATATCCCGGTGTTGAATTTTTAGGAGATCCAGATAATCATATTCCTGGAGTTATTGGAATGCTTATTCCTGGTATTGTTAATGATATGTTTATTAAAAATATGGCTGATAATAATGTTTGTGCTATTTCTTCTGGGTCCGCTTGTGGAATTGGAGAACCTTCTTATGTTATTAGCGAAGTTGGAGTTGGTGATAAAAGTTCTCAATTTATTAGAATTACTTTAAATAAAAATAATAACCTAATTAATCTAAAAAAAGTGAGAATTTAA